One stretch of Brachyhypopomus gauderio isolate BG-103 chromosome 10, BGAUD_0.2, whole genome shotgun sequence DNA includes these proteins:
- the vsig8a gene encoding V-set and immunoglobulin domain-containing protein 8a isoform X1, which translates to MASSQTFVNLDRYLGRLSITYTWSPWSSFALLYAVTVYLSTDMTLAMTVTSSGPQTLHVAQENPATLNCIYTPDVEDMGDLDIEWALISPDTTKKDQVILSYSGGRKYFHGDPEFMKLVDFSASDPSQGDASLVIGSVTVTHAGTYQCKVKKAPGVDMQKLSLVVLERPSVPKCWVEGDEAVGKPVSLHCKSDQGSAPLWYVWKRETSGPLPPAVNQNTFQGQLLIYNHSVDFAGVYSCEVTNAVGRQHCRVNLQAIKPANRAGVIAGTLAGCLLLIIIVFIIIWLIVFRWERKNYEKDFSNDIREDAPAPQSRSASRGPGCGVAYSQMGQTHKQHPPSTSTSYFTSAYDSKYDSKYGHIV; encoded by the exons ATGGCTTCAAGTCAGACCTTTGTAAACCTTGACAG ATATCTAGGAAGGCTCAGCATTACATACACATGGTCTCCATGGTCTTCTTTTGCTTTATTGTATGCAGTAACTGTATATCTCAGTACAG ACATGACCCTGGCAATGACGGTGACGTCCAGTGGACCTCAGACCTTACATGTGGCCCAAGAAAACCCAGCAACACTAAACTGCATCTACACACCTGATGTTGAAGACATGGGAGACCTGGACATCGAGTGGGCACTGATCAGTCCAGACACCACCAAAAAAGACCAGGTG aTCTTATCGTACTCAGGTGGACGTAAATATTTCCATGGTGACCCAGAATTCATGAAACTTGTGGACTTTTCTGCCAGCGATCCATCTCAGGGTGACGCATCCCTCGTCATTGGCTCTGTGACAGTTACCCATGCTGGAACATATCAGTGCAAAGTGAAGAAAGCTCCAGGAGTGGACATGCAGAAATTGTCTCTAGTCGTTTTGG AGAGACCATCGGTGCCAAAgtgttgggtggagggagaCGAGGCCGTGGGGAAACCTGTGTCCCTTCACTGCAAGTCTGATCAGGGATCTGCGCCTCTGTGGTAtgtgtggaagagagagacCAGTGGGCCCCTTCCTCCTGCTGTTAATCAAA ACACCTTCCAGGGGCAGCTCTTAATCTACAATCATTCTGTGGATTTTGCCGGTGTCTATTCCTGTGAGGTGACCAATGCAGTGGGGAGACAGCACTGTCGAGTAAACCTGCAAGCTATAAAGC CTGCTAACAGGGCTGGGGTCATCGCTGGAACTTTGGCTGGATGTCTGCTGCTCATTATAATCGTTTTCATTATCATATGGCTCATTGTCTTCAGATGGGAACGAAAAAACTACGAGAAAGACTTTTCCAATGATATCAG GGAGGATGCTCCAGCACCCCAGAGTCGGTCTGCCAGCCGTGGTCCAGGATGTGGAGTGGCCTACAGCCAGATGggtcaaacacacaaacagcaccCACCATCCACCAGTACCAGCTACTTCACCTCTGCATATGATAGCAAATATGACAGTAAATATGGACACATAGTCTGA
- the vsig8a gene encoding V-set and immunoglobulin domain-containing protein 8a isoform X2, whose product MTLAMTVTSSGPQTLHVAQENPATLNCIYTPDVEDMGDLDIEWALISPDTTKKDQVILSYSGGRKYFHGDPEFMKLVDFSASDPSQGDASLVIGSVTVTHAGTYQCKVKKAPGVDMQKLSLVVLERPSVPKCWVEGDEAVGKPVSLHCKSDQGSAPLWYVWKRETSGPLPPAVNQNTFQGQLLIYNHSVDFAGVYSCEVTNAVGRQHCRVNLQAIKPANRAGVIAGTLAGCLLLIIIVFIIIWLIVFRWERKNYEKDFSNDIREDAPAPQSRSASRGPGCGVAYSQMGQTHKQHPPSTSTSYFTSAYDSKYDSKYGHIV is encoded by the exons ATGACCCTGGCAATGACGGTGACGTCCAGTGGACCTCAGACCTTACATGTGGCCCAAGAAAACCCAGCAACACTAAACTGCATCTACACACCTGATGTTGAAGACATGGGAGACCTGGACATCGAGTGGGCACTGATCAGTCCAGACACCACCAAAAAAGACCAGGTG aTCTTATCGTACTCAGGTGGACGTAAATATTTCCATGGTGACCCAGAATTCATGAAACTTGTGGACTTTTCTGCCAGCGATCCATCTCAGGGTGACGCATCCCTCGTCATTGGCTCTGTGACAGTTACCCATGCTGGAACATATCAGTGCAAAGTGAAGAAAGCTCCAGGAGTGGACATGCAGAAATTGTCTCTAGTCGTTTTGG AGAGACCATCGGTGCCAAAgtgttgggtggagggagaCGAGGCCGTGGGGAAACCTGTGTCCCTTCACTGCAAGTCTGATCAGGGATCTGCGCCTCTGTGGTAtgtgtggaagagagagacCAGTGGGCCCCTTCCTCCTGCTGTTAATCAAA ACACCTTCCAGGGGCAGCTCTTAATCTACAATCATTCTGTGGATTTTGCCGGTGTCTATTCCTGTGAGGTGACCAATGCAGTGGGGAGACAGCACTGTCGAGTAAACCTGCAAGCTATAAAGC CTGCTAACAGGGCTGGGGTCATCGCTGGAACTTTGGCTGGATGTCTGCTGCTCATTATAATCGTTTTCATTATCATATGGCTCATTGTCTTCAGATGGGAACGAAAAAACTACGAGAAAGACTTTTCCAATGATATCAG GGAGGATGCTCCAGCACCCCAGAGTCGGTCTGCCAGCCGTGGTCCAGGATGTGGAGTGGCCTACAGCCAGATGggtcaaacacacaaacagcaccCACCATCCACCAGTACCAGCTACTTCACCTCTGCATATGATAGCAAATATGACAGTAAATATGGACACATAGTCTGA